The Fodinicurvata sp. EGI_FJ10296 genome includes a region encoding these proteins:
- a CDS encoding helix-turn-helix domain-containing protein, translated as MAPIEDGSSGAEVSNGFDELPEPIARECQEANIRSDKTQEPAQREEAVALVKCGQSQTEVARILGISLYTISQWCRTAGVAGKAQKARRREEAASLIKSAKSRSEVAEQFGVTLQTVSAWCKKAGPPASVDKPRHPHGQKGTADFEEGCFGLKSIGPLLWSRAACHIQRSLSSLVKKRQPSKTGARRPESGKERSTGTREPHERKVPWRSSEAACHELRPAASSM; from the coding sequence GTGGCGCCCATCGAAGATGGATCGTCAGGAGCCGAAGTCAGCAACGGTTTCGATGAGCTGCCGGAGCCCATCGCTCGCGAGTGCCAGGAGGCAAATATTCGATCAGATAAAACCCAAGAGCCCGCACAACGAGAAGAAGCTGTGGCGCTAGTCAAGTGTGGTCAATCACAGACTGAGGTTGCCAGAATTTTGGGTATATCCCTGTATACGATCTCTCAGTGGTGCAGGACGGCTGGCGTTGCTGGAAAGGCCCAGAAGGCCCGCCGGAGAGAAGAAGCGGCGTCGCTGATCAAGAGTGCCAAGTCGCGCTCCGAGGTAGCTGAGCAGTTTGGTGTGACGCTGCAAACAGTCAGTGCCTGGTGCAAAAAAGCGGGGCCCCCTGCATCAGTAGACAAACCGCGTCACCCCCATGGCCAGAAAGGCACCGCCGATTTCGAAGAGGGCTGTTTCGGCCTGAAGTCAATCGGGCCATTGCTCTGGTCAAGAGCGGCCTGTCACATTCAACGGTCGCTGAGCAGTTTGGTGAAGAAACGGCAACCATCGAAAACTGGTGCAAGGCGGCCGGAATCAGGCAAGGAAAGATCCACAGGGACAAGAGAACCGCACGAAAGGAAAGTGCCGTGGCGCTCGTCCGAAGCGG